The genomic interval CTTTGAGAACGACGATGATAGCGCCGTCGAAGGAGCCCGTTTTTCATGAGCATGTCCCAGACCCTTGCCCCGCATCTTCCCTATCTGCGCCGCTATGCCCGCGCGCTGTGCGGCTCCCAGTCCAGCGGCGACACCTATGTCCGCGCCGCCCTGTCCGCGCTGCTGGCTGGCGACCAGACGCTGGTCGAGGGCGTGGCGCCCCGCGTCGGCCTGTACCGCGTCTTCCACGCCATCTGGCAATCGGCCTCGGGCCGCATCGACGAGAACACGACGCGGATCGCCGAGACCAAGCCGTCGCCGGAGACGCGCCTGAGCGCGCTCGATTCGAACAAGCGCGCCGCACTGCTCCTGACCGCCGTGGAGGCCTTCAGCCTCGAAGAGGCCGCCTTCATCCTGGACGAGACCGCCGAGGAAGTGGAGCGCGCCATCGTCGACGCGCAGCAGACCATCGACCGCCAGCTCGCCAGCCGCGTCCTCATCATCGAGGACGAGCCGATCATCGCGCTCGACCTGGAGAACCTCGTCACCGAGCTCGGCCACAAGGTCGTCGCGACGGCCGCGACCCGGGCCGAGGCGGTCGCCAAGGCCCATTCGGAGCGGCCCGGCCTGGTGCTGGCCGACATCAATCTGGGCGAAGGCGGCTCGGGCATCGACGCGGTGGCCGAGATCCTGAACAGCTTCGACATTCCGGTGATCTTCATCACCGCCTATCCCGAGAAGCTGCTGACCGGCGAGCGGCCGGAGCCGACCTATCTGATCGCCAAGCCCTTCCTGCCCGAGACGGTGCAGGCGACGGTCGGCCAGGCGCTTTTCTTCCATTCGGCGGCCAAAAAAGCCGCGTAATTCCAAAGTTCCCTAACACGGAACTTTGAGGCATGGTGGGGCCATTCCCCCAAAGTTCTGGGATATTCGGAGAGAACGATGAGCGCCGCCGGCAACACCGAAATCGACGCGAGACTGTCCGCCTTGCGGACCGATCTGGAGACATTGCAGAAGGATCTGAGGGCCTTGGCCGGCGACGTCGGCGACGTCGCCTCGCACCAGGCCAGGGACGCCCTCAAGAAGGCCGAAGCGGTCGCCGAGCGGGCCTATGCGCTGGCCGAGGATGCCGCCTCCCAGGCCAGCAAGACCGCGTTCGACGCCGCCGAAGACGTCGAGGAATGGGCGAGCGAGAACGCCGAGAGCCTGCGCACCACGGTGCGCGAGCAGCCGCTGACCTCGCTCGCCATCGCCGCCGGCGTCGGCGCGTTCCTGGCCCTGCTTCTTCGCCGCTGACGGGATCCGTCATGGGGGCGAAAATCGCCGCGGCGTCGGTGCTTGCGGTCATCGGATTGCTGCTCGTCGTGTTCGGCGTGGGCTTTCTCAGCTATGCGCTGGTGCTGGCCCTCACGCCGCTTCTGGGCGCGGCCGGCGGCGCGGCGGTGACCGGCGCGGTCTTCGTCGGTCCGCCGGTGCTGTGGGCCGGCATCGTCCTCATGCGCGGGCCGCCCAAGCCGAAGCCGACGGCGCTGCCGTCCAGCCTGTGGATGGCGCTGTTCGCGGCGATCGCCAAGGAGACGCCGTGGATCGCGATCGTCGGCGCCATCGTCGTCGCCGGCGCCGAGATGTTCTTCGGCGGCCGGACGCGGAAATAACCGGAACTCCCGCTTTTCCCTGACGTTTCCTCTGCAAGCAGCAGAGGACGATCGTCATGCTCGGATATGCGGTTCTGTTTTTGATCCTGGCGCTCGTCGCCGGCTATCTGGGCTTCTTCGGATTGGCGGGCCTTGCGGCCAGCATCGCCAAGATCCTCTTGATCGTCTTCGTCGTGCTCCTGATCGTGAGCGCCTTTTCCGGCGCGCTGCGCGGCCGCCCGCCGATCTAAAGTCGGTTTGCCCTGAAACTATCCACAGTCGTCATTGCCCGGCTTGGCCGGGCAATCCGTTTTTCGCCGCCAAATTGGGTCGCCCGCATGGTCCGAGCGCCATGTGTGGACGGCGATGACGATTGTTCTTGGGGCCCGTCGGCGGCGGCGCCGTTCGCGCGAAAAAAATCAAGTCGATCAAGCGGCTGCGATAGGCGCCGGGACGGGTTATGCATCCCGCAAATTATTTTCTGAAACCCGGCAACCCAAATTAACCCCGTGCATTCTCTTCTCCGAGCGGACGTCCGGTCCGGAACGCCCCAGCCCCTTCGACAGCCCGCATCGGGTGTCCGCTCGTCTTCCTCCCCCTCGAAAATCCGGAAGCGCTTACGGCAAGCGCCCGAAGCGCGTGCCGCGCCAATCGCCCAGCAGATAGGCGACGTAGTGCGCGATCGGCACGCCATGGCGCAGCCGGTCGAAGCGCGCCACTTCACGCACCTGGCCGAAGCGGCCGGCCAGTTCGGCGTGCTTGTCCAATCTCTGCTCCACCACATAGAGCACCGGCTTCGCCAGAAGCCCGGCATCCGGCACCGGCGCGTCGAGGTAGCGATCGTCCTCGTTCGCCTGGATCACCGGCGGGTGGTCCGGCAGGTAGAACGCGAACCAGGACGTCGACGCATAGTCCGTCGTCACGATGGCGGCGGCGTTGTTGCTCCGCCGCAAGGTTTCGATGTTCGCCGCCACGCCGTCGAAGCCGACGGCCAGGAGCCGCGCCAGGGGATCGCTCCTGCCGAAGGGGATGACGCCGAACAGCGCCTGGGCATAGACCGCCAGCAGCAGGACCGCCGCGACCGGCGTCGCCGCGGGACGCGCCACGCGCCAGACCGCCTTCATCCATCCCGTCCAGTCGCTTTGCACCCAGGCCTGCGCCG from Rhizomicrobium sp. carries:
- a CDS encoding response regulator, translated to MSMSQTLAPHLPYLRRYARALCGSQSSGDTYVRAALSALLAGDQTLVEGVAPRVGLYRVFHAIWQSASGRIDENTTRIAETKPSPETRLSALDSNKRAALLLTAVEAFSLEEAAFILDETAEEVERAIVDAQQTIDRQLASRVLIIEDEPIIALDLENLVTELGHKVVATAATRAEAVAKAHSERPGLVLADINLGEGGSGIDAVAEILNSFDIPVIFITAYPEKLLTGERPEPTYLIAKPFLPETVQATVGQALFFHSAAKKAA
- a CDS encoding DUF1328 domain-containing protein; this translates as MLGYAVLFLILALVAGYLGFFGLAGLAASIAKILLIVFVVLLIVSAFSGALRGRPPI